One window from the genome of Dongia rigui encodes:
- a CDS encoding MBOAT family O-acyltransferase — translation MLFNSYQFLFAFLPATLALFFLLGRFASRDFAIGFLALASVFFYAWWNWVYIILILAEVVFSFLVGRQLERTDLDQRKRHLILAAAIALILLVLGYFKYTNFFLGMINEVGGTQLGPWHIILPLGISFHTFQQIAYLVDAYRRSAKHYRLIDFCLFVTFFPQLIAGPIVHHNEAIPQIRRPGFLTPRGINLLVGLSLFGLGLFKKTIIADTLAQVANPAFNAAAGGAHLTLVEAWMGALAYSLQLYFDFSGYSDMAIGLARMFNVRFPANFHSPYKAVNIADFWRRWHMTLSRFLRDYLYIPLGGNRQGTARQVINLFLTMLLGGLWHGAGWTFVIWGAMHGIFLAIQRLWSSFAKGRGFVLPRWLGWLITTLCVMAAWVYFRAPDVATAHSVLASLVGGHGFSLKTPNLPDMPLDGWPVILLAGLVAVLAPNSTEIFRRYAPTLKLVTLAQRRLGRFERYLEWRPVTAWALIAGIVTTAGAVAILGWQSEFLYFQF, via the coding sequence ATGCTCTTTAATTCCTACCAGTTCCTGTTCGCCTTCCTTCCTGCAACGCTGGCCCTGTTCTTCCTGCTGGGGCGGTTTGCGTCGCGGGACTTCGCGATCGGTTTTCTCGCTTTGGCTTCGGTGTTCTTTTATGCCTGGTGGAATTGGGTCTACATCATCCTCATCCTGGCTGAGGTCGTCTTCAGCTTCCTGGTCGGCCGGCAATTGGAACGGACCGATCTCGATCAGCGTAAGCGCCATCTCATTCTGGCCGCGGCCATCGCCCTAATCTTGCTTGTGCTCGGCTATTTCAAATACACCAATTTCTTCCTTGGCATGATCAACGAGGTCGGCGGCACGCAACTCGGCCCCTGGCACATCATCCTGCCGCTCGGCATTTCCTTCCATACCTTCCAGCAGATTGCCTATCTGGTTGATGCCTATCGGCGTTCCGCCAAGCATTATCGCCTGATCGACTTCTGCCTGTTCGTCACCTTTTTCCCGCAGCTCATTGCCGGCCCGATCGTCCACCACAACGAGGCCATCCCGCAAATCCGCCGCCCAGGCTTTCTGACGCCGCGCGGCATCAACCTGCTGGTGGGCCTGTCCCTTTTCGGCCTGGGCCTCTTCAAGAAGACGATCATCGCCGACACACTGGCGCAGGTAGCCAATCCGGCGTTCAACGCCGCTGCCGGCGGCGCCCATCTCACCCTCGTCGAAGCGTGGATGGGTGCTCTGGCGTACTCCCTGCAACTCTATTTCGATTTCTCGGGCTATTCGGACATGGCCATCGGCCTGGCACGCATGTTCAACGTGCGCTTTCCGGCCAACTTCCATTCGCCCTACAAGGCCGTGAACATCGCCGATTTCTGGCGGCGCTGGCACATGACCCTGTCGCGCTTCCTGCGGGACTATCTCTATATCCCGCTGGGCGGCAATCGCCAGGGTACGGCCCGTCAGGTGATCAATCTGTTCCTCACCATGTTGCTGGGGGGGCTTTGGCATGGTGCCGGCTGGACCTTCGTGATCTGGGGCGCCATGCACGGCATCTTCCTGGCAATCCAGCGCTTGTGGTCAAGCTTTGCCAAAGGGCGCGGCTTCGTCCTGCCGCGCTGGCTCGGCTGGCTGATCACGACGCTCTGCGTCATGGCTGCCTGGGTCTATTTCCGCGCGCCCGATGTCGCCACCGCCCACAGCGTTCTGGCTTCGCTGGTCGGTGGCCATGGCTTCAGCCTCAAGACGCCGAACTTGCCCGACATGCCGCTGGATGGGTGGCCGGTCATCCTGCTTGCCGGTCTGGTCGCCGTCCTCGCCCCAAACAGCACCGAGATATTCCGCCGTTATGCGCCAACCCTGAAATTGGTCACACTGGCGCAACGGCGCCTGGGTCGGTTCGAGCGGTATCTGGAATGGCGCCCCGTGACTGCCTGGGCGCTTATTGCCGGCATCGTGACGACGGCGGGTGCCGTCGCCATTCTAGGCTGGCAATCGGAATTCCTTTACTTCCAGTTCTAG
- a CDS encoding SGNH/GDSL hydrolase family protein has protein sequence MPRLLRYAILFALPVAIAASALGLSYLVLDRAGETIDPLAAARLQQGADVVYSSALFYRPRPYKIERARLTKADIVLLGSSRAMQFVGAPWKVPTYNAGGAMRDLESGEIFTDSLLELHHPKRIIISLDWWWFSQSRRPDAPSDASPDTPLTLHELVQPAVWLWDGTLTRQRLQALLLEPGALKPAIGLPAQFMHAGWDPFGHYDYGDILTEQAGGNDIGFQETLKDIQRHSKRNDRAPSNAFSEESWQRLEALVKRFQDSGAEVILILPPVAGPVYDWIAAQPEPNLVKEVQRRLPTLPALTFDFHDPKTLGTDTCEFVDGIHGGEVTYLRVLDAIAADPSADLESAVDRPLIQRLIADNAGHASLKHDDPDRMPEADFNSLGCRK, from the coding sequence ATGCCGCGACTTCTGCGTTACGCGATCCTCTTTGCCCTGCCGGTGGCGATCGCCGCGTCCGCGCTCGGGCTCTCCTACCTGGTGCTGGACCGCGCTGGCGAGACGATCGATCCGCTGGCCGCAGCAAGGCTGCAGCAAGGCGCCGATGTCGTCTACAGTTCAGCGCTCTTCTATCGACCGCGCCCCTATAAGATCGAGCGGGCAAGGCTGACCAAGGCGGACATTGTCCTGCTGGGTTCGTCGCGCGCGATGCAATTCGTCGGCGCACCCTGGAAAGTGCCGACCTACAATGCGGGCGGCGCGATGCGTGATCTGGAATCAGGTGAGATCTTCACCGACAGTCTGCTCGAGCTTCACCATCCCAAACGCATCATCATCTCGCTCGATTGGTGGTGGTTCAGCCAGTCGCGTCGACCCGATGCGCCAAGCGACGCATCACCAGATACGCCACTGACATTGCATGAACTGGTGCAGCCTGCCGTCTGGCTTTGGGACGGGACACTGACGCGGCAAAGGCTGCAGGCATTGCTGCTCGAGCCCGGCGCGTTGAAACCGGCGATCGGCCTGCCGGCGCAGTTCATGCACGCCGGATGGGATCCGTTCGGCCATTACGACTACGGTGACATTCTGACCGAGCAGGCCGGTGGCAACGACATCGGCTTTCAGGAAACGCTGAAGGATATTCAGCGCCATTCCAAGCGCAACGATCGCGCGCCGAGCAATGCTTTTTCAGAGGAGTCCTGGCAGCGCCTGGAGGCTCTGGTAAAGCGCTTCCAGGATTCCGGCGCCGAAGTGATCCTCATTCTGCCGCCCGTCGCCGGCCCCGTCTATGACTGGATCGCCGCCCAGCCCGAACCCAATCTGGTGAAGGAAGTGCAGCGTCGCCTGCCGACGCTGCCGGCCCTCACTTTCGATTTCCATGATCCCAAGACGCTCGGAACTGATACTTGCGAGTTCGTCGATGGCATTCACGGTGGCGAGGTCACTTACCTGCGCGTGCTCGACGCGATTGCAGCCGATCCCAGCGCCGATCTGGAAAGTGCGGTCGACCGGCCGCTGATCCAGCGGCTCATCGCCGACAATGCGGGTCATGCCAGCCTGAAGCACGATGATCCCGACCGGATGCCGGAGGCAGATTTCAACAGCCTCGGCTGCAGGAAGTAA